The following proteins come from a genomic window of Bacilli bacterium:
- the rplI gene encoding 50S ribosomal protein L9 has protein sequence MKVVFLKDVKGQGKKGEVKEVAEGYARNFLFPQKAAAPASEGNVKQLEQQKAAEKKKKDHEKQKCQELAKKLEATVLELTAKAGEGGRLFGSITSKHIAEELEKKGVHIDKRKIMLDDPIRTLGTTIVHIKLHPEVKAELKVNVGEA, from the coding sequence ATGAAAGTGGTTTTCCTGAAAGATGTGAAAGGCCAAGGGAAAAAAGGCGAAGTGAAGGAAGTGGCGGAAGGATACGCCCGGAACTTTTTATTCCCACAAAAAGCGGCGGCACCGGCTTCCGAAGGCAATGTAAAGCAGCTTGAACAGCAAAAAGCCGCGGAAAAGAAAAAGAAAGATCACGAAAAGCAAAAATGCCAGGAGTTGGCGAAAAAGCTGGAAGCGACTGTTTTGGAGTTGACGGCCAAGGCGGGGGAAGGCGGCAGATTGTTCGGATCGATTACGAGCAAGCACATTGCCGAAGAACTGGAAAAGAAGGGCGTGCATATCGATAAACGGAAAATCATGCTGGATGATCCGATTCGCACGCTGGGCACCACGATTGTACACATCAAGCTGCATCCGGAAGTGAAGGCGGAATTGAAAGTAAACGTCGGGGAAGCGTGA
- a CDS encoding DHH family phosphoesterase, giving the protein MPKFLLNRWHGWHIVWGFVLLLLLIVILFIYQWEIGAIGLLLCGGVAYYTLAAERAFRKDLQKYIATLTYRIKKAGNEVIQELPLGIVLFSEERTIEWHNPFIAKMLDRESLIGTHLYDIFPDLKNRKEKDDKIEVEIGKRTLQITVKNEERLLFVSDVTEFAKLQKQYDDERPALGIVMLDNLEEATQGLDDQARSIILAKAVGEITDWANRFNLYLRRISNDKFFTIMDKKALTQLERSRFDILDDVRDLTSENRLPLTVSIGIGAGVDGFVELGELAHSSLDIALGRGGDQVAVKWGQKITFYGGRSNAVEKRTRVRARVISHALRDLIRESDKVIIMGHRIPDMDAIGAAIGVLKAAHATGKEGYIVLDDVNPSIYKLMEEIREHDELHKWFITPDHGIQITTPQSLIVVVDTHKASLVSEPKILQLSHRKVVVDHHRRGEEFINEAMLVYMEPYASSTCELVTELLQYIDDRISMDALEATAMLAGIVVDTKSFSLRTGSRTFEAASFLRRNGADSVLIQKMLKEDLDQYMKKAEIIKHAKIVYDHIIIAVAEPNRKYSQLLIAQVADTLLNMNDIMASFVISERLDGLIGISARSLGQINVQVVMEKLDGGGHLTNAATQIEGTLADAESRLREVLDEMYKEEGLFQ; this is encoded by the coding sequence ATGCCAAAGTTTTTGCTCAACCGATGGCACGGATGGCACATCGTTTGGGGATTCGTATTGCTGCTGTTGCTTATTGTCATCCTGTTCATTTACCAATGGGAAATCGGCGCAATCGGCTTGCTGCTTTGCGGCGGTGTGGCGTATTATACGCTGGCCGCGGAGCGGGCCTTCCGCAAAGATTTGCAAAAATATATAGCAACGCTGACCTATCGGATCAAAAAAGCGGGCAATGAGGTCATTCAGGAGCTGCCGCTCGGCATTGTCCTGTTTAGCGAAGAGCGCACGATCGAGTGGCATAATCCGTTCATCGCAAAAATGTTGGATCGGGAGTCGCTAATCGGAACGCATCTGTACGATATTTTTCCCGATCTTAAAAACCGCAAAGAAAAAGACGACAAGATCGAAGTCGAAATCGGCAAGCGAACGCTGCAAATAACGGTAAAGAACGAAGAGCGGCTGTTATTTGTAAGCGACGTCACGGAGTTTGCCAAGCTGCAAAAGCAATATGACGATGAGCGTCCGGCGCTCGGCATTGTGATGCTGGATAACCTGGAAGAAGCGACGCAAGGTTTGGACGATCAGGCGCGCAGCATCATACTCGCGAAAGCCGTGGGCGAAATTACCGATTGGGCGAATCGGTTCAACTTGTATTTGCGCAGAATTTCCAACGACAAATTTTTCACGATCATGGATAAAAAAGCGCTCACGCAACTGGAACGTTCGCGTTTTGACATCCTGGACGACGTCCGCGATCTGACTAGCGAAAACAGGCTGCCGCTGACGGTCAGCATCGGGATCGGCGCCGGCGTGGACGGATTTGTCGAATTGGGTGAGCTCGCCCATTCAAGCCTGGATATCGCGCTTGGGCGCGGCGGCGATCAGGTGGCGGTCAAGTGGGGGCAAAAAATAACCTTTTACGGCGGCCGCTCGAATGCTGTCGAAAAACGGACCCGCGTGCGGGCCCGGGTTATTTCGCACGCGCTGCGCGATCTGATCCGCGAAAGCGACAAAGTCATCATCATGGGGCACCGCATCCCGGACATGGACGCCATCGGCGCGGCCATCGGCGTGTTGAAGGCGGCGCATGCCACGGGGAAAGAAGGCTACATTGTGCTTGATGATGTCAATCCGTCCATCTACAAGCTGATGGAGGAAATTCGCGAGCATGACGAATTGCACAAATGGTTCATTACTCCCGATCACGGGATCCAAATCACAACGCCACAGTCCTTGATCGTCGTCGTGGATACGCACAAAGCTTCGCTTGTTTCGGAACCGAAAATTTTGCAACTGTCCCACCGCAAAGTGGTCGTCGACCATCACCGGCGCGGCGAAGAATTCATCAATGAGGCGATGCTCGTTTACATGGAACCGTATGCTTCGTCGACCTGCGAACTGGTTACGGAGCTCTTGCAATATATCGATGACCGGATCAGCATGGATGCGCTGGAAGCGACAGCGATGCTCGCCGGCATTGTGGTCGATACGAAAAGTTTCTCGCTGCGCACCGGATCGAGAACGTTCGAAGCGGCTTCCTTCCTGCGCCGAAACGGCGCCGACTCGGTATTGATCCAGAAAATGCTGAAGGAAGATTTGGACCAATACATGAAAAAGGCGGAGATCATCAAGCATGCCAAAATCGTGTACGATCATATTATCATCGCCGTAGCCGAGCCGAACCGCAAATATTCCCAGTTGTTGATTGCGCAAGTGGCTGATACGCTTTTAAATATGAACGACATCATGGCTTCCTTCGTCATTAGCGAGCGGTTGGACGGCTTAATCGGCATCAGCGCCAGATCGCTCGGCCAAATCAATGTGCAGGTCGTCATGGAAAAGCTCGACGGCGGCGGCCATTTAACCAATGCCGCCACGCAAATAGAAGGCACGCTGGCTGACGCGGAGAGCAGGCTGCGCGAAGTGCTGGACGAAATGTACAAGGAAGAGGGGTTGTTCCAATGA